TTATCTTATCTTTAGTCCTGAGAGGGTAAAATCATTGATGGTAATGGAAAGATTAAATAAAACCCCAAAGGTTGTAGGAGGATTAGGTCCATTATCATTAAAAAAAGGGATAGATTTTTATAAATCAATAGTTGATTGTGTAATAGATGTAGGTTCTTTAGAAAATGCCGAGATGGTTAAGCTTATGGGAATGATCTATAGGGATGTAAATATAGCATTGATTAATGAGATGGCCCGATATTGCGATGAGCTTGGCCTTGATATATTAAAGATAATTCAATCTGCAAATACAGACAAAGAGACATATCTACTTGAGCCAGGGATAGGTGTTGGAGGTCATTGTACACCTGTTTATCCCTATTTTTTGATTAATGATGCAGAACAAAGGGGCATAAGTCAATCATTGGCCAAGATGGCAAGAAGAATTAATGATGACCAATCAGAGTATATCATAAACTCTCTTGAAGGCTATTTTGGAGAGCTTACCAACCTAAATGTATTGCTTCTTGGTTTGGGATTTAGACCAGGGGTGAAAGAGGATATCAATTCTCCTGCATACCTTGTAGATAGAGCCCTTAAAACAAGAAAGGTAAAGGTTTTTCTTTACGATCCATTTTACACTCCTAATGAAATCATCCAAAAGGGATTTGGGTATAGTGATATATATAGCAATGATTCTATGGATGCGGTTATCCTGGTAACCGGGCATAAGCCATTTTTAATGCTTGATTGGAGCCGATTAAAAGAAAAAGGGGTAAAGGCATTTGTGGATGGAAGGAATTGTTTTAGAAAAGAAGATGTTGAGAAGGAAGGAATTGCTTATATTCGGTATAAAAGATGGAAGAGATAAATAAGATATTACCTATTTCAAAACCATTTCTAGGAGACGAGGAGGCATTAGCGGCAAAAGAGGCAATCCTTTCTGGTTGGGTATCTCAAGGTCCTAGGGTAGCTGAGTTTGAAGAGAAATTTGCCGAATATGTTGGTTCAAGGTATGCTGTGGCAGTAACCTCTTGCACAACCGCCTTGCATTCTGCCCTTGCTGTCTCTGGGGTTTCTTTTCAAGACGAAGTAATCGTTCCTTCCCTTTCCTTTATTGCCACGGCAAATGCCGTAGTCCATTGTGGTGCAACCCCTGTTTTTGTAGATATAGACCTTGAAACCTGTAATATTGACCCTCAAAAAATAGAAGAAAAGATTACTGAAAAAACAAAGGTAATAATGCCTGTTCACCAAATGGGACTACCTGCTGATCTGGATGCTATTAAAAATATAGCTGACAGATATGAATTAAAGGTAATTGAAGATGCAGCTTGTGCTATTGGCTCTGAATATAAAGGAAAAAGAATAGGAGGATATGGAAACATTGCCTGCTTTAGTTTTCATCCAAGAAAGATAATTACAACAGGTGAAGGTGGTATGATTACCACTGATGACAAAGAGATAGCTGAAAGATTGAGAAGGTTTCGCCACCATGGAATGTCAGTCTCTGACCTTGAAAGGCATAAGGCTAATAAAGTAATTGTAGAATCATATATTGAAATTGAATATAATTATAGGATGACAGATATACAGGCTGCAATGGGTATTGCTCAACTTGAAAAACTTCCGTTTATCCTTGAAAAGAGAAGGGAGATTGCTGAGTTTTATAATAAGGTTCTTTCAGAAATAAAGGTCATTAGGATTCCTAAAATTCCCGATTATATATATCATAACTACCAATCTTATTGGATTGAGATACTTGATTTGTCTCCTATATCAAGGGATATGCTTATGGAAAGGCTTCTTGAAAAGAAAATAGCCACAAGGAGGGGAATTATGGCAATTCATATGGAAGAGTGCTATATAAAACGAGGAAATATGCCAAGGCTTCCAATGACAGAAAGGATAACAAAAAATACTATTCTTCTTCCTATATATCCATCAATGACTAAAGAAGAACAGGAATATGTGGTGGAGTGTATGAGGGAAATTATGAGAAGCTTATAATATGACAAAGATAAACAAAGTTCTGTTTATGGGAAGCAGGAAGAATTGTGTATTTTATTGTAACTATTCAGGTTTTTTAAGTTTTTACAACCTAATATACATAAAAATACAACTTACAAAAGGTGAATAGATACATTTTATTTTAACAAAATAAAATTTTGTGTTATACTTTTATGCGTAATGCAATAATGTATAATTAGAAGGATAAAAAATGGAAAACCCTTTTATATATGGCGAAGTAGTGACCGGGGATAATTTTTGCAACCGAGAAAAAGAAATTAAAAAATTATCAAATGATTTGTTGGATTCTCAAAAAATATTTTTAATTTCCCCAAGAAGATTTGGAAAAACCTCTCTCATAAAGACCGTTTTGGAGGAAATTAGAAGGCAGAATATAAGAACAGTTTATCTTGATATAGAGGGTATTTCTACTTATAAGAAATTCCTGAATACTTATTTAAATGCTTTAATAAAAGAATTTACTACAATAAATAAAATATATGAATTTACTAAAAAAATACTTTCTGGTATAAAATTTGAGTTAAATGTTGATGATAAAGGAAATCCTGCATTAACATTAGGATATAAATCTCTAGATGAAAATTTAGAGATGATTGCATCAAAAATATATGAACTCCCTGCAAAAATTACTAAAAGAGAAAGATTAGTAATTGTATTTGATGAATTCCAAGAAATACTGAAATTAAACGGAAGGCATATTGAAGGTGTTTTACGCTCAGCTATCCAGCATCAACGTAATGTTGGATATATATTTGCCGGTTCTAGAAGACATATTCTAGTTGATATGGCAACCTCACCCGATCGACCATTTTATAGAATGGGTCCAGTAATGTATCTTGAAAGAATTCCAGAAGAAATAATTAAAAAATTTATTTATAAAAAATTTTGCAATACAGGAATAAAAATATCAAAAATCGCAGTAGCAAAAATTATTGAAATGTCAGAAAATATCCCATATTATATCCAAATGTTATCCCATGAATTATGGGATTATGCGGTTATTCAAAAAAAGGGGGCTAATGAAAAAGATATAGGCATAG
This portion of the bacterium genome encodes:
- a CDS encoding nucleotide sugar dehydrogenase, giving the protein MNLSVIGCGKMGFPLAVNAASKGWNVIGVDINPKTVEMINNGEMPIDEPGIEGILNDVVKRGLLRATLDLKEAVSIADVVIVIVPVLLDNYNRADLIGIKDVAQRLSKCMKKKVLISFETTLPVGTTRNILKPILESNGLKAEEDFYLIFSPERVKSLMVMERLNKTPKVVGGLGPLSLKKGIDFYKSIVDCVIDVGSLENAEMVKLMGMIYRDVNIALINEMARYCDELGLDILKIIQSANTDKETYLLEPGIGVGGHCTPVYPYFLINDAEQRGISQSLAKMARRINDDQSEYIINSLEGYFGELTNLNVLLLGLGFRPGVKEDINSPAYLVDRALKTRKVKVFLYDPFYTPNEIIQKGFGYSDIYSNDSMDAVILVTGHKPFLMLDWSRLKEKGVKAFVDGRNCFRKEDVEKEGIAYIRYKRWKR
- a CDS encoding DegT/DnrJ/EryC1/StrS family aminotransferase, which encodes MEEINKILPISKPFLGDEEALAAKEAILSGWVSQGPRVAEFEEKFAEYVGSRYAVAVTSCTTALHSALAVSGVSFQDEVIVPSLSFIATANAVVHCGATPVFVDIDLETCNIDPQKIEEKITEKTKVIMPVHQMGLPADLDAIKNIADRYELKVIEDAACAIGSEYKGKRIGGYGNIACFSFHPRKIITTGEGGMITTDDKEIAERLRRFRHHGMSVSDLERHKANKVIVESYIEIEYNYRMTDIQAAMGIAQLEKLPFILEKRREIAEFYNKVLSEIKVIRIPKIPDYIYHNYQSYWIEILDLSPISRDMLMERLLEKKIATRRGIMAIHMEECYIKRGNMPRLPMTERITKNTILLPIYPSMTKEEQEYVVECMREIMRSL
- a CDS encoding ATP-binding protein, producing MENPFIYGEVVTGDNFCNREKEIKKLSNDLLDSQKIFLISPRRFGKTSLIKTVLEEIRRQNIRTVYLDIEGISTYKKFLNTYLNALIKEFTTINKIYEFTKKILSGIKFELNVDDKGNPALTLGYKSLDENLEMIASKIYELPAKITKRERLVIVFDEFQEILKLNGRHIEGVLRSAIQHQRNVGYIFAGSRRHILVDMATSPDRPFYRMGPVMYLERIPEEIIKKFIYKKFCNTGIKISKIAVAKIIEMSENIPYYIQMLSHELWDYAVIQKKGANEKDIGIVFKELLKQYDQNFREHWNRLITTKRQLLQTIAHRGGNNLLSKEILSKNELGYPSSVQRTLELLIADGHIDKVGNTYFMVDIVFREWIRQFTF